Proteins from one Coregonus clupeaformis isolate EN_2021a chromosome 29, ASM2061545v1, whole genome shotgun sequence genomic window:
- the afg1la gene encoding LOW QUALITY PROTEIN: AFG1 like ATPase a (The sequence of the model RefSeq protein was modified relative to this genomic sequence to represent the inferred CDS: inserted 2 bases in 1 codon; deleted 1 base in 1 codon; substituted 2 bases at 2 genomic stop codons) gives MATCMLSSKMSPIIRFVLKEQYYSSRPIYNGVTEISRRGYSTDGDALPQPAAEDRNAAAAYSGLLEHYTSLVRDGALREDPHQKDVVQTWDQMHKTLRGYRNQPTSIFSKFFSKPKLPEGFYIYGDVVKYSTGKTMVMDMFYXDVETAKKKRVHFHGFMLDVNNKRLRIRRPXKSLPKRNAGRMAKAYDPIAPLAEXISEEACLLCFDEFQVTDFAPILCTHLFENLFRNGVVVVAMSNRPPDDLYKNGIQRVNFVPFIAVLKKYCQELRLDSGIDYRRRNRPSDGKLYFLLGDDSSVSFTLFVQSLTGASDYLEISMHFNTVFIRNIPLLTMKQKTQARRFIPLIDAFYDHKVRVVILSAHPLDHIFVHDGNHEHHHHELMDDLDLKRDAASELSIFSGAEEIPCLSEMQTEEYWLEGDRRSTTIT, from the exons ATGGCGACGTGCATGTTGTCGTCAAAGATGTCGCCCATCATTAGATTTGTACTGAAAGAGCAGTACTATTCCTCGAGACCGATATATAACGGTGTGACTGAAATTTCCAGACGAG GCTACTCGACAGATGGAGATGCTCTCCCCCAGCCTGCTGCAGAAGACCGCAATGCCGCCGCAGCGTACAGCGGACTGCTGGAGCACTACACCAGTCTGGTCAGGGACGGGGCGCTGCGAGAGGACCCGCATCAGAAAGACGTGGTTCAGACCTGGGATCAAATGCACAAAACCCTACGAGGTTACAGAAACCAGCCTACGTCCATATTTTCGAAG TTTTTCTCGAAGCCAAAGCTCCCAGAAGGCTTCTACATCTATGGTGATGTCGTTAAGTATA GTACAGGGAAAACAATGGTTATGGACATGTTCTA TGACGTGGAGACAGCGAAGAAAAAGAGGGTCCATTTCCATGGCTTTATGTTGGATGTAAATAATAAGAGGTTAA GGATACGTCGACCTTAAAAAAGCCTGCCGAAGAGAAACGCTGGGAGGATGGCTAAAGCCTACGACCCAATCGCACCACTAGCAGAGTAGATCAGTGAAGAGGCCTGTCTGTTGTGCTTTGATGAGTTTCAG GTAA CTGATTTcgctccaattttgtgcacacatttgtttgaAAACCTCTTTAGGAAT GGGGTTGTTGTAGTGGCCATGTCCAACCGGCCCCCAGATG ATTTGTACAAGAACGGAATACAGAGGGTCAACTTTGTGCCATTCATTGCTGTGTTAAAG AAATATTGCCAAGAGCTTCGGCTAGACTCTGGGATAGACTACCGCAGGAGAAACAGACCCTCGGATGGAAAACTCTACTTCCT ACTGGGTGACGAT TCGTCCGTGagttttactctgtttgttcagaGCCTGACAGGAGCCAGTGACTACCTTGAGATCTCCATGCACTTTAATACGGTCTTCATCAGGAACATTCCCCTGCTCACTATGAAGCAGAAGACTCAAGCTAGACGCTTCATACCGCTCATAGATGCCTTTTATGACCACAAG GTACGAGTGGTGATTCTGTCCGCTCACCCTCTGGATCACATCTTTGTACACGACGGGAATCATGAACACCACCATCATGAACTCATGGATGACCTCGACCTAAAAAGG GATGCAGCCAGTGAGCTGTCCATCTTCAGTGGAGCAGAGGAAATTCCTTGCCTCTCTGAGATGCAGACTGAAGAGTACTGGCTGGAAGGAGACCGACGGAGCACCACGATCACGTAG